One window of Atribacter laminatus genomic DNA carries:
- a CDS encoding replication-associated recombination protein A translates to MNQTKENFFYFPQSNLQPLAFRMRPQKLEDVVGQPHLTEKNGVLCRIIQTGTLPSMIFWGPPGSGKTSTALLISEQCGYEIQSISAVASGVKDIKESIRIAEKNLADSKKTVFFIDEIHRFHKGQQSVLLPYVESGVVVLIGSTTENPSFEVIGPLLSRTQVIVFKKISNPDLVILLKKAIKSERGLNVPDLKLEDGVLEGIAEMADGDARQALNLIEIVVNISQKQNLPITVSIVADILQRQSFLYDKSGEEHYNMLSAFHKSLRGSDPDGAVYWMCRMLEAGEHPHSIFRRLIACASEDIGNADPRALQITVAAQQAYDFLGEPEGRLSIAQATLYVASAPKSNASYKALHRATADVRDYGSLPVPFHLRNAPTKLMKSSGYGKEYKYAHDFPGAFVEQEFLPRELTGKIYYQPSTRGYEKMIRSWLHQLWKSKKYSDQD, encoded by the coding sequence CATCTTACCGAGAAAAATGGTGTTTTATGCCGAATCATTCAAACCGGCACACTTCCTTCTATGATTTTTTGGGGACCACCAGGGTCAGGAAAAACATCGACAGCGTTGCTTATTTCCGAGCAATGTGGTTATGAAATTCAATCGATTAGTGCGGTAGCTTCAGGTGTAAAAGATATTAAAGAATCAATTCGAATCGCGGAAAAAAACTTAGCAGATTCAAAAAAAACGGTTTTTTTTATTGATGAAATTCATCGGTTCCACAAAGGCCAACAAAGTGTTCTATTGCCTTATGTTGAGTCTGGAGTTGTTGTATTGATTGGTTCAACGACCGAAAATCCCTCATTCGAAGTTATTGGACCCTTATTGTCTCGAACCCAAGTTATTGTTTTTAAAAAAATCTCAAATCCTGATTTAGTTATATTATTGAAAAAAGCCATTAAAAGCGAGAGGGGCTTGAATGTTCCTGACTTGAAATTGGAAGATGGCGTGCTCGAAGGTATTGCAGAAATGGCTGATGGAGATGCTCGTCAAGCGCTTAATCTAATTGAGATTGTCGTTAATATTTCTCAAAAACAAAACTTACCTATTACCGTTTCAATAGTAGCTGATATTTTACAAAGACAATCATTTCTTTATGATAAAAGCGGCGAAGAACATTACAATATGCTATCTGCTTTTCACAAAAGTCTTCGAGGAAGTGATCCTGATGGAGCAGTTTATTGGATGTGTCGGATGTTGGAAGCTGGAGAGCACCCTCATTCAATTTTTAGGCGATTGATTGCCTGTGCATCAGAAGATATAGGAAATGCTGATCCTCGAGCTTTACAAATCACTGTAGCCGCTCAGCAAGCTTATGATTTTCTTGGAGAACCGGAAGGAAGGTTATCGATAGCGCAAGCGACTCTCTATGTAGCCAGTGCCCCTAAAAGTAACGCATCTTATAAAGCTTTGCACCGAGCAACAGCTGACGTGCGTGATTACGGATCGTTACCAGTGCCGTTCCACTTAAGGAATGCGCCCACTAAGCTTATGAAAAGTTCTGGCTATGGAAAAGAATATAAATATGCTCATGATTTTCCAGGAGCTTTCGTTGAGCAAGAATTTTTGCCTCGCGAGCTTACGGGAAAAATTTATTATCAACCGTCAACACGAGGATATGAAAAAATGATCCGCAGTTGGCTTCATCAACTTTGGAAATCAAAAAAATATAGTGATCAGGATTAA
- a CDS encoding ROK family protein, whose protein sequence is MIKKAYIGVDLGGTNTKIAIVDDRGSIIARSMIPTQAMRPAENVVEDIANEAKRLKKEAEQKEYKIYSLGIGIPGLIDWNRGICLLLPNFPNKWKHIPIKEWLEEKLSLPVAVINDVRAITLAEKRFGSGKDVKSLILMAIGTGIGGGVVIDGNLYIGKDGSAGELGHIIVEPGGIKCGCGNRGCLESYASGPSIVAQALRSLVQQNDTMIRDMIKGDLNLVTPKIIADAAVAGDEIAKDIIKQSGFYIGVALSSACVVVNPEMIIIGGGVAQAGRLLFESIANSLKENLHMVPVSTIQFTETELGMDAGVIGTATWSKEKLIKGEIILDSE, encoded by the coding sequence ATGATAAAAAAAGCCTATATCGGTGTTGACCTCGGAGGAACCAATACCAAAATTGCCATTGTTGACGACCGAGGATCAATCATTGCTCGTTCAATGATACCGACTCAGGCGATGCGACCAGCAGAAAATGTGGTCGAAGATATTGCCAATGAAGCAAAACGTTTAAAAAAGGAAGCAGAACAAAAAGAATACAAGATCTATTCTCTTGGTATAGGCATCCCTGGATTAATTGATTGGAATCGCGGAATATGTTTACTTTTACCCAACTTTCCGAATAAATGGAAGCATATTCCAATAAAAGAATGGTTAGAAGAAAAACTTTCCCTTCCTGTTGCGGTAATTAATGATGTCCGAGCTATTACGCTGGCTGAAAAACGTTTTGGTTCAGGAAAGGATGTCAAAAGCTTAATTCTTATGGCAATTGGAACTGGTATTGGTGGTGGAGTGGTTATTGATGGAAATTTATATATTGGAAAAGATGGGAGTGCCGGCGAACTCGGTCATATTATTGTAGAACCGGGTGGAATAAAATGTGGATGTGGAAACCGGGGATGCCTTGAGTCTTACGCCTCAGGACCTTCCATTGTTGCCCAAGCTCTTCGATCTTTAGTTCAACAGAATGATACTATGATTCGGGATATGATTAAGGGAGATCTCAACCTGGTTACTCCTAAGATTATTGCCGATGCAGCAGTAGCTGGCGACGAAATAGCCAAGGATATTATCAAACAATCAGGTTTTTATATTGGTGTTGCCCTGTCTTCAGCTTGTGTTGTTGTGAATCCAGAAATGATAATAATTGGTGGAGGAGTTGCTCAAGCTGGTCGTCTGCTATTTGAGAGTATTGCCAATAGCCTTAAAGAAAACCTTCATATGGTTCCTGTGAGTACTATTCAATTCACCGAAACTGAATTAGGAATGGATGCTGGGGTTATTGGAACAGCAACCTGGTCTAAGGAGAAACTCATAAAAGGTGAAATAATACTTGACTCAGAATAG
- a CDS encoding LysE family translocator, with protein MDDTLGLVTIFGSAFLIGFSGALMPGPMFALVLSGSSRSGFKAGPLTVLGHGILELALVIALVLGLSSLLQNETVFKVIGIVGGAVLVYLGIDMIRSLRQAKIDLKKDGKDPGKNLILHGMIASLSNPYWIMWWATIGMALIISASKYRLWGVVVFFIGHILSDLIWYSSVSFAVDRGRKFLSQKVYQSIIAVCGVLLIGFGIYFVYGAV; from the coding sequence GTGGACGATACTTTGGGGTTGGTTACTATTTTCGGAAGTGCTTTTTTGATTGGCTTTTCTGGCGCCCTTATGCCCGGACCCATGTTTGCGCTGGTATTGTCGGGAAGCTCAAGATCCGGTTTTAAGGCTGGTCCGCTAACCGTTTTGGGGCACGGTATATTAGAATTAGCTTTGGTAATTGCATTGGTTCTTGGTCTCAGCTCATTACTTCAAAATGAAACAGTTTTTAAGGTAATTGGAATTGTCGGTGGCGCGGTCTTAGTTTACCTTGGGATAGATATGATTCGGAGCCTGCGACAAGCAAAAATTGATTTAAAGAAAGATGGAAAAGACCCGGGTAAAAACCTTATATTACATGGAATGATTGCGAGTCTTTCTAATCCTTACTGGATTATGTGGTGGGCAACCATAGGAATGGCACTCATAATTTCTGCTTCCAAATATCGTCTGTGGGGAGTGGTAGTGTTTTTTATTGGCCATATTCTATCTGATTTGATATGGTACAGTTCGGTTTCATTTGCTGTTGACCGTGGACGAAAATTCCTTTCCCAAAAAGTGTATCAAAGCATTATTGCAGTCTGTGGAGTCCTATTAATCGGGTTCGGAATATATTTTGTTTATGGAGCGGTATAA
- a CDS encoding undecaprenyl-diphosphate phosphatase, whose product MNPVQSMLLGLIQGLTEFLPVSSSAHLILLRPILGFGDPDLWFDVLLHGGTLFAVLLFMIPQYHRLWKKPSIIWYVILATIPAGIFGTLFESSVESQVRNNYGLIAVILIVVGLIFFFIKERGNRYLEEMNWNSALLIGLSQALALIPGVSRSGITLITALLLGFRREDAVFFSFLLSITTIGGAFAKGLMEVNSSGRIPWVTILPGFMVSFISGLIACFLLLRIVQNKELKPFGFYRIIFGALCLAYFLT is encoded by the coding sequence ATGAATCCAGTTCAATCAATGTTACTCGGTCTTATTCAAGGTTTAACCGAATTTCTCCCGGTATCTTCCTCAGCCCATCTGATTCTTCTCCGCCCTATTCTCGGTTTTGGAGATCCGGATTTATGGTTTGACGTCCTTCTCCACGGAGGAACATTATTTGCGGTTCTATTATTTATGATTCCTCAATATCATCGTTTATGGAAAAAACCATCAATAATTTGGTATGTAATTTTGGCAACGATACCTGCCGGTATTTTTGGAACGCTTTTTGAGTCCAGCGTGGAAAGTCAAGTTAGAAATAACTATGGATTGATTGCGGTAATTTTGATTGTAGTTGGATTGATTTTCTTTTTCATTAAAGAAAGAGGAAATCGGTATTTAGAAGAAATGAATTGGAATTCAGCTCTCTTAATTGGATTATCCCAAGCACTGGCTCTTATTCCTGGAGTATCTCGCTCAGGAATAACTTTAATTACCGCCCTCCTGCTTGGTTTCCGTCGAGAAGATGCAGTGTTTTTTTCTTTTCTTCTTTCAATAACCACTATTGGAGGAGCTTTTGCCAAAGGATTAATGGAAGTTAATTCCAGTGGTCGAATTCCTTGGGTAACAATTTTACCCGGCTTTATGGTTTCATTTATCTCTGGTTTGATTGCTTGCTTCTTGTTGTTGAGAATTGTTCAAAATAAGGAGCTGAAACCTTTTGGTTTTTATCGAATAATATTTGGAGCATTATGCCTTGCTTATTTTTTAACTTAA
- a CDS encoding clostripain-related cysteine peptidase, producing the protein MKQRLFVKLVLVFIINIFLTSCVPNSPNDNPGLNPTPRPTPGAYSTAWTIMVYVDGDNDLDPYAIQNINSMELVGSTDKVKIVVQYDSYGYAGARRYFITKDYDQGNITSPIIEDIGEVNMGTGETLVDFIQFCVKNYPAQKYSLILWNHGGGFKKPGYLPKDICWDETSGDDALTIPEVEQALNRSGVYFDLLAMDACLMGMLEVAYEVRNHTEIFVASEDNVPGEGFNYHHFLENLVTSPNMGPDSLARAMIDSYISHYPFGTTLTLASVNSMQLSALANEVNNLAMTIMQDNRTSKEVYRNIITRETICFSDVDFIDLGDFALKLIGHPQILSSQVKYSAQQVLNQVSNSVLYSKNQGNNSYWTLNNAQGISIYLPIYTKYVEKYQNLQFAKNTNWDDLIRHLTIGGYR; encoded by the coding sequence ATGAAGCAACGGTTATTTGTTAAACTTGTTCTTGTTTTTATTATCAATATTTTTCTAACTTCTTGTGTACCTAACTCTCCAAATGATAACCCTGGTCTAAATCCAACACCACGACCAACTCCAGGAGCTTATTCAACCGCTTGGACCATCATGGTTTATGTCGATGGCGATAATGACCTCGATCCATACGCCATACAAAATATCAATTCCATGGAATTGGTCGGTTCGACTGACAAAGTAAAAATTGTTGTTCAATACGATTCCTATGGGTATGCTGGTGCTCGAAGATACTTCATTACCAAAGATTATGATCAAGGAAATATTACTTCGCCAATTATTGAAGATATTGGCGAAGTCAATATGGGGACCGGTGAAACCTTGGTTGATTTTATCCAATTTTGTGTCAAGAATTACCCCGCTCAGAAATACTCTTTAATTCTATGGAATCATGGAGGCGGATTTAAAAAACCAGGATACTTGCCAAAGGATATTTGTTGGGATGAAACATCTGGCGACGATGCTTTAACCATTCCCGAAGTTGAGCAAGCGTTAAACCGATCGGGTGTCTATTTTGATCTTTTAGCTATGGATGCCTGTTTAATGGGAATGTTGGAAGTGGCATACGAAGTTAGAAATCATACGGAAATATTTGTTGCATCGGAAGATAACGTTCCTGGAGAGGGATTTAACTATCACCATTTTCTGGAAAATTTAGTCACTTCTCCCAACATGGGTCCAGATAGCTTAGCTCGGGCGATGATCGATTCTTATATTTCTCATTATCCTTTTGGAACAACACTTACTTTAGCTTCAGTAAATTCCATGCAACTTTCAGCACTTGCCAATGAAGTCAATAACTTGGCAATGACAATAATGCAAGACAATAGAACTTCAAAAGAAGTCTATCGGAATATTATTACTCGTGAAACTATCTGTTTTAGTGATGTTGATTTTATTGACCTGGGTGATTTTGCTTTAAAATTAATTGGACATCCTCAAATATTGAGCTCTCAAGTAAAATATTCAGCCCAGCAGGTGTTAAACCAGGTTTCAAATTCGGTTCTCTATAGTAAAAACCAGGGAAATAATAGTTATTGGACGCTGAACAATGCCCAAGGAATAAGTATCTATCTACCTATCTACACTAAATATGTAGAGAAGTACCAAAACCTTCAATTTGCTAAAAATACCAATTGGGATGACCTAATCCGGCATCTTACGATAGGCGGATATCGGTAA
- a CDS encoding L-threonylcarbamoyladenylate synthase — MTEILEPTEKNLLKAAKAIRQNGLVAFPTETVYGLGGCAFSEKAIVKIFEAKKRPRFDPLIVHIAEKDDYSLLCSIIPSKAEKLIEVFCPGPLTLVLPKKVSVPDIVTSGLDTVAVRMPSHPIALQLIKYSKCPIAAPSANRFGHVSPTQAEDVLSDLGDSIDFILDGGPTTVGVESTVIFVTEEETILLRPGGIPIEDIEKVVGRVNVKMKISKLLSPGLTKKHYSPKTPLYIYEGNFDKLIEIDVNGYALLTPDSNFAIESTIFSLSQDGDVKEIAANLFHQLRTLERMDYRAIIALPVKQNGLGHAVMDRLIRASTGIVKVENHKLIFIDR; from the coding sequence TTGACTGAAATTCTTGAACCAACCGAAAAAAACTTACTCAAAGCTGCTAAAGCTATACGTCAAAACGGTTTAGTCGCTTTTCCAACTGAAACGGTTTATGGCCTTGGAGGATGTGCTTTTTCTGAAAAAGCAATCGTAAAAATTTTTGAAGCCAAGAAAAGACCGCGTTTTGATCCACTCATCGTACATATCGCCGAAAAGGATGATTATAGTTTATTGTGTAGCATTATTCCATCAAAAGCTGAAAAGTTAATCGAGGTTTTTTGTCCTGGTCCCTTAACTCTCGTTCTTCCTAAAAAAGTAAGTGTTCCCGATATTGTCACCTCTGGTTTAGATACTGTTGCGGTAAGGATGCCTTCTCATCCAATTGCCTTGCAACTCATCAAATATTCAAAGTGCCCAATTGCCGCTCCCAGTGCTAATCGCTTTGGACACGTAAGTCCTACCCAAGCAGAAGACGTTCTTTCTGACCTTGGAGATTCAATCGATTTTATTTTAGATGGAGGACCAACCACGGTTGGGGTAGAGTCGACAGTGATTTTTGTAACCGAAGAAGAGACTATACTCCTTCGACCAGGAGGAATACCTATTGAGGATATCGAAAAAGTAGTAGGCAGGGTTAATGTCAAAATGAAAATATCAAAGTTGTTATCACCTGGCCTTACCAAAAAACACTATTCACCAAAAACACCTCTATACATTTACGAAGGAAACTTTGATAAACTAATAGAAATTGACGTGAATGGTTATGCTCTGTTAACTCCTGATTCTAATTTTGCGATTGAAAGTACTATCTTTTCTCTAAGTCAAGATGGTGATGTGAAAGAGATTGCCGCCAATTTATTTCATCAACTCCGAACGTTAGAAAGAATGGATTATCGAGCCATTATTGCACTTCCGGTGAAGCAAAATGGTTTGGGTCATGCAGTTATGGATCGGTTAATTCGTGCTTCAACCGGAATAGTAAAAGTCGAAAATCATAAGCTTATTTTCATTGACAGATAA
- a CDS encoding endonuclease III domain-containing protein gives MNNQNIAQTFAILQENKKQWQDSTLESLEKNPFFILVGCILSLRTKDQMTRQVAERLFKIIRSPQQLLSYSEDDIAQLIYPVGFYRRKAKNLIDISKILIIKYQSQVPSTLEELLELPGVGRKTANLVLTVGFGKPGICVDTHVHRIVNRWGYVKTKTPEQTEMALRDKLPQEFWIPINSLLVLFGQNICLPRRPRCGNCSIENFCDQVGIEKRETQTK, from the coding sequence ATGAATAACCAAAACATTGCTCAAACTTTTGCTATTTTACAGGAAAATAAAAAACAATGGCAAGATTCAACTCTGGAAAGTTTGGAAAAAAATCCCTTTTTCATTTTAGTAGGATGTATTTTAAGTTTACGAACCAAGGATCAAATGACCCGTCAAGTTGCTGAACGGTTATTTAAGATAATTCGGAGCCCGCAACAACTTCTCAGCTATTCTGAAGATGATATTGCTCAATTAATCTATCCTGTTGGCTTCTACCGAAGGAAGGCGAAAAACTTAATTGATATTTCAAAGATTCTCATCATTAAATATCAAAGCCAAGTTCCTTCCACATTGGAGGAACTATTGGAACTCCCCGGGGTTGGACGTAAAACTGCCAATTTAGTTCTAACTGTCGGGTTTGGTAAACCTGGTATTTGTGTTGACACCCATGTTCATCGGATCGTGAATCGATGGGGATATGTAAAGACCAAAACACCCGAACAGACTGAAATGGCCCTTCGTGACAAACTTCCTCAAGAATTCTGGATTCCCATCAATTCCTTGCTGGTATTATTCGGTCAAAATATTTGCCTTCCTCGACGACCTCGCTGTGGGAATTGTTCTATTGAAAATTTCTGTGATCAAGTTGGTATTGAAAAAAGGGAGACTCAAACTAAATGA
- a CDS encoding sodium:solute symporter family transporter — MKILALVIYIVIMIAIGFYSLKRTKNIGDFFLANRTLGPWVSAFAYGGAYFSAVIFIGYAGRIGWGYGLSDLWIVAGNTLVGSLLAWLVLAKKTRSVTEQLNARTMPEFLEARYGSKILKYLAAVIIFILLVPYSASVYMGLSYLFDVVMGIPYVYALLLMAVLTGAYLVMGGYFAVSITTLVQGGIMFFGSIYMVLYLLSRPEVGGLSQVVEKMSAINPKLVGVVGPPGFIGLFGLVVLTSFGPWGLPQMVQKFYSIKNQKVIFTATIITTIFALVCSFSAYFSGALTHLFFKELPTMNGVANPDLLMPNLLIQYMPTAFSIIFLLLVFSASMSTLSSLVLVSSSAITIDLLPKKYGKDNVTVMRILCILFIFLSLIIAISQVTFIVNLMSISWGATAGSFAAPYVYGLFWKKANRQGALASMVTGLAFALILSWAFGFKSSIVPFIGSLAILIPFGVLPLVSILTGGNKNESVSIRS; from the coding sequence GTGAAGATATTAGCTTTAGTAATTTACATTGTAATTATGATAGCAATTGGTTTCTATAGCTTGAAAAGAACAAAAAATATCGGCGATTTCTTTTTAGCTAATCGGACCCTTGGCCCTTGGGTTTCAGCATTTGCTTATGGAGGTGCCTATTTTAGTGCAGTAATTTTTATAGGATATGCTGGTCGGATTGGTTGGGGTTACGGTCTTTCCGACCTATGGATTGTTGCCGGAAATACCCTTGTTGGATCGCTTTTAGCATGGTTAGTATTAGCAAAAAAAACCCGCTCCGTAACCGAGCAACTTAACGCTCGGACTATGCCGGAATTTTTGGAAGCTCGCTACGGAAGCAAGATATTGAAATATCTTGCTGCGGTTATTATTTTCATATTATTAGTTCCTTATTCTGCATCTGTCTATATGGGACTGAGTTATTTATTTGATGTGGTTATGGGAATTCCCTATGTATACGCCCTCTTGCTCATGGCTGTTCTTACCGGAGCTTATCTGGTTATGGGTGGGTATTTCGCAGTGAGCATTACCACCCTAGTCCAGGGCGGAATCATGTTTTTTGGTTCAATTTATATGGTTTTGTATTTACTAAGTCGACCTGAAGTTGGAGGCTTGAGTCAGGTAGTGGAAAAAATGAGTGCTATCAACCCTAAATTGGTAGGTGTTGTTGGCCCGCCGGGATTCATTGGTCTTTTCGGTTTGGTGGTTTTAACCAGCTTTGGTCCTTGGGGACTCCCTCAAATGGTTCAGAAGTTTTACTCAATTAAAAATCAAAAAGTGATATTTACTGCTACCATTATAACCACCATTTTCGCACTGGTTTGCAGTTTTAGTGCCTATTTTTCCGGAGCTTTAACTCATCTCTTTTTTAAAGAACTTCCGACAATGAATGGGGTAGCCAATCCTGATCTTCTTATGCCCAATTTATTAATTCAATACATGCCCACTGCTTTTTCAATCATCTTTCTCTTGCTGGTTTTTTCTGCATCAATGTCAACACTCTCATCATTAGTTCTAGTGTCGTCTTCAGCAATCACCATAGACCTTTTACCAAAAAAATATGGGAAAGACAATGTGACGGTGATGAGAATTTTATGCATTTTATTTATCTTTCTATCCCTGATTATTGCCATATCCCAAGTAACCTTTATTGTAAATTTAATGTCGATTTCTTGGGGAGCAACTGCTGGTAGCTTTGCTGCACCATATGTTTATGGTCTTTTTTGGAAAAAAGCCAACCGCCAGGGCGCTTTAGCTAGCATGGTCACTGGCCTGGCATTTGCATTGATCCTTTCCTGGGCATTTGGATTTAAGTCCAGCATTGTGCCGTTTATCGGATCTCTCGCTATTTTAATTCCTTTTGGAGTTCTCCCCTTAGTATCAATATTAACTGGAGGAAATAAAAATGAAAGCGTGTCTATTCGAAGCTAA